ggcactaggtgatcgagttgcaagccggtggtgcttgttactcttggaggttgccacctcctagacggcttggtggtggtctccgttgaagcgcgcaagaagcttgtgcggcgctccggagaagtgcttgtgaggggcacttgtgctcgccccgcgggagtcgtgaagagcaactttagtaaagcgtgtcattgagctaccctcactcaaggggtaggttcttgcggcgcccgacgtgcgggcttagcgggtgatgctaattagtcgccgaaccaccaagtgagcggtcgacacaacggggactagcgtgttggcaaacacgtgaacctcgggagaaaaatcatcgtgtcaaccttgttctttccattggtttgcatccccattacacaagcttgcaattacttttatacatattaagcttgtgtagttgctcttgtaattagatagcttgtgtagcttgctaattaccttcttgcttgtgtagcatagaagtagctcccttgcgtggctaatttggtttgtgtaaccttgttagtcacattacttagtttgtgtagctaagtatttgcgctctctaatttagcattggttgccttgttattgagcattgctagtgagcttagttggctttgtgcttttgcttactagcatgtgtaggagctcccttgttgcttaaagaacgagtggcataggtttgtgtaaccgtgctcctagaattatttaggagagctctaactagcccggcacctttgttgcataattgttatctttgcaaggtgctagtgaacatatatagtggggtatagtcttggctagaccgatagttttaattccgcatttgtatcggttagccgacgcgattaagttttagaaaagactattcaccccccctctagtcgccatctcgacccttcaaacaCTAAGAAAAATgtttagtcaataagatggcgaagcgaattttgcgctagcactatacttggggttgcaagccacctacccaattctattttctatgatctctagtatatcacaataaAGCTATATCACTAATATATacctaggtgatcaacctagtgagagtaatacaattaaatgatacactatctagtcttaactaccactagctctatccaagtgaatgtataatgaaatacaagagagtggtagagaggtataccgccgtggcaagtgaccaataagtgaataccaatgaatactaaggagacaatcaagacatgatgatttttcctccgaggttcacttgcttgccggcaagctagtccccattgtgacgattcactcacttggaggttcacgcgctaattggcatcacacgccaaaccctcaatagggtgccgcacaaccaacataagatgaggatcacacaagccacgagcaatttactagagtaccttttggctctccactggggaaaggtcaggAACTACTCAccatcatcacgatcggagccggagacaatcaccaacattcgctcgaTGGTCCTCGTAGCTCCCAAGGCatctaggtggtggtaaccaccaagagtaacaagccaaaaACCGCAGTGAAACACGGATATCAAGTTCCtatagatgtaaacactcaagcaatgcacttggattctctcctaatctcacaaagatgatgaatcaaagatgaagatgagtggaagggctttggctaagctcacaaggttgctatgtcaatgccagTGGCCAAAAGAGTGAGCTAAAACcagccaaacgatatttataaacaccccaaacaatagagttgttggctcaattattgggctgactacaGGACGATCGAACGCacaggtcgtgtgcaccggacgcgtccggtcgcagcctGACTGCCACGTGTCCCTTTCAAATAGTTTATCCATTGGCACCCAACGACTAGCTCTGCGCATAGTAATACTATGTGATCGGACGCGCTATTAGAAAACGACCGGTCCCGGGAGACACAGCGtcaggtcgagtccagagagctcctagagccgctctgggacgaccggacgcgtccgatcaattatTGCGCTGAAAACCCGAGACTTGTTAGTTCACACTGCAAACCTGCATCAGGCTATATCACTTTTACCTAACACTGAACAGTAACtcatcagtgtccggtcactccactgagccagagtccggtcactttcacaTAGTCGCTCACCTTGGGTCcaaatatcggacgcgtccggtcctgattccggacgtgtccggtcacttctgtctgACTACCCCAAGACTGGATaaaatatcggacgcgtccggtcccaattTCGGATGTGTccagtcactctgtgaccagcacgactaactcattttcaactctatcttctttacccttgctcaaatgtgccaaccaccaagtgtatcaccttatgcacatgtgttagcatattttcacaaatattttcaagggtgttagcacaccactagatcctaaatgcatatgcaatgagttagagcatctagtggcactttgataaccgtatttcgatatgagtttcacccctcttaatagtacgactatcgatcctaaatgtgatcacactcactaagtgtctcgatcgccaaaatgaaaaagctcctatcaaatttcatatttgccttgagttttttgtttttctctttcttattttccaagtctaagcatttgatcatcaccatgccatcaccatcatcatgattttcaccattgtttcatcacttggagtagtgctacctatctcataatcactttgataaactaggttagcacttagggtttcatcaattcaccaaaaccaaactagagctttcagcgccgTCGATCCACTACAGCGGCGCAGAGCGAATTGGCGTGGGCGCACGACGCGGGCGGGAGCGAGCGGCGCTGGCGGAGTGAGGTGCGTGACGCGGGCCAGAGCGAGCGGCActtgcggagcaaggctggagcgAGCGGTGCTTACGGAGCGAGGTGAGCGGAGCTTTTGTCTGTGTGGATGGTTTGATGCGTTCGATGAGAACGGGGCGTTCGAACGCCCTAAACATAGCATTTTCCTTCGTTTCCACAGGCACAACCGCACAAGGGGACGCTTACGCGATGGCCGAACTGCTAAGCATGTTCATCTTTCTTCTTATTTATATTTATCATGTGCATgtgtgtcgatagaatatcatcggcagtcctccgaggggtgtcccacgaaggtagattgatcggcagaggtgcgcgtaatcaagtacaagaagacaacagagacacaagagttagacaggttcgggccgtcagtgcgacgtaataccctactcctgtggcctgttggattgtattggctgtTGTACGATGTTGCGTGTGATCAGATGCCTTAGGCTAGGCCTAGGATCTGTATGTGGATGTCGACTACGGAACCCCTGCCCCTCTTTAtatgctctggaggggtagggttacaaggaaagtatcttaTTTGATATTATACAATGTCTTattgtagccttgcggtgcacgccttgatcttgtggactggaccacctctgatggtgcggcccatgtcttgtcttatgaataccgggggtcatatcccccacagtgCGCCCAACCGAACATCAGCTGAGTCTAGCCAGGACATGTGTGCGCTTCTGTCCAAACAAGGCTCTTTTACATGAGCTTAGCTAGGTTAGTGAGACCCTGGTTCTGCTCATAATCAAACCAATCACGCCCTAACATTTTCGCTTGTTTGCAACTAGTAGCAGCTCACAGTTATGGAGGTGTCTTGGGCTGTAAGACTTTGAGAAGACAATTGGCTGGGCTTGATCAGCCTTGTCATCTTTTGAGATGTGTATACCTTTGCTAATGAACAACATGCATGTGCTGGAGCTGAACATTTAATCCATTATGTGATGGGTAAACACAGATAAACATCTCGAGTTCTCGAATATGCACTAATGTACTACCTTCTATCAGTCATCCAGGCTATAAGCTTTTTATTTTAAATACCAACACATAAACAAGAGAAACATAACGCCAAGGAACATATAAGACCCATTCCAATTTTGCACTTTATGAGCTAAATATAACATGTGTAAACCACTGAAATTTTATGCAGCCATATGTCACATATAATACCTAGAATAATTTTCCTGAATGGCTGCGCCAGGATTTACTTCAAATGTTGCCATTGAAAGTGAGCTGCTATCCCGACAGTGGTCACCGCAACTTGTAGTATAATCACATCGATGGACGCATACCAACAAGGCAACAATGCAAGAATTTTGATGCCACACCTCCCATAGGTATTCTCCAGGTCTTCTATGAACCTTGAGCCGTGCATCAATCATGCTAAGCGCTTATGTGAATTGGGTGGCTCCTCTGCGTCAATTCATCGTAAATCTTCAAGCAGATCTAGCCAGTCTTCTCAAATAAAACCAACCATGCATTTGATTTTGGATGGCCATGACCACCAGAATAATACAGTACAAGGCAATATGTCAAACATTTTTAATCATCAGAACCCTTGTCGAGGACAGGTTGGCTGTTTTGATGAGGCTGGGAAATCCAGTGCAGCCCATCGAGCAATTCTGAGTACATCCTCTGATCCAATGCCCCTCGCTTACTCCCTTTGAGCTCCTCTAGCACCTCAAATGCCTCCTCTGTCCGTCCAGCCCGACACAGCTCCTCCAGCAATGTCCTGTAGGTGATCATATCTGGCTTCCTCCTGCAATCCAACATATCCAGTAGCACCCGCCTTGATTCCTCAAACCTCCATTCCAATGCCAATGCCGACACGGCGATCATGTACACGCCTCCAGATGGCACAAATCCCTTCTCCCTCATCTCTGCATAATACTCCATCCCCTTGTCCGACCTGCCCTTCTGAAACATGGCCTTGACAATATAGCCATACGTGAACTCGTTGGGTTCACAGCCATACAGCGGCATTTCACGGAACACCTTGAGCGCCTCGTCTATCTCCACACACCGTGCGTAGGCCTTGATGATGAGGTTGAGCAGGAAGGTGTCCGGAACTACGCCGGAGGCCTTCATCTGGCGGGAGAGGGACCGGACGGCATGGAGGTAAACCATCGACGCCGGTGGGCGGCGCACGCGGCGGACGACAGCGGTGAGGAGGAGCGTGTAGGTCTCGACGTCCGGGCGGCATCCTGCGGCGGCGGGCATGGCACGCattttgttgaacatgtcgaaggCGAGCGGGAACAGGCTGCGGCGCGCGCAGCAGAAGCGGAGGCATGCGTTGAAGAGCCGGAGGTCGGGCGCGCAGGCCCCCGCGAAGACGTCGTGGACGAGGGCCTCGGCTGCGGCGGGGCGGCGGCCGGACGAGGCGGCGGTGAGCGCGGCGAGGTAGGATTCGGGCACGTGTCGGAACCCCGGGCGCAGCGCGGCCCAGCGAAAGAGCGCGAGCGCGAGGTCCGGGTCCTCCTCGGCGGTGATCGCCGCGGCGAGATCGGACGCGGTAAAGCCCGGGCGCAGCCGCGTGACCCACGCCGCGAACTGCTCGTCCGGGGGAGTGCGGACGGGGGACGGCGCGGGGGTGATGGGATATGGGTCGGGAGGGAGAGGGTGTGTGGAGGAAGTGGTTCTGAGAAGGCGGGTATGGAGGAGGATGAGGTCATGGCGGCGGGCGAGGCGGCGCGCcgcggcagcggtggcggcgaGCAGCGCCATGGTGGGGTGGGCTTCGTCTGAACCGCGTTGGGTTCACTGGACTCAACGAGGAGATAGGCAGCCAGCCGGCGACGGTGACGGTCACGTGGGCCGAGACAACCAGGGGCTTGCGGAGGCCCAGCTTTGGTGATAGTTGGGCGAGACCTCGTGACTATTGCGGCGACATGCTGCCACCTCACGTGGGCCGCCGAGCCTAATGCTCGCTCCCCCGGGCGGCCACACCAAGGGCCCGCAGAttctaaaaaaaaaagagtaGACTTGTGAGCGTGTGACGCGGTTCAGCCTGacaaaaggaagaaaaaaaaatcctttaGTACTAAGACAGAAGGCAAATTATCCTAAATTTTACTcaatttatgaaaaatattaacACTTATAAAACCAAATAGGTGTACTATGACAATATGCTCTTTGAAAAATCTAATAGTATCAATTTGCTATTATAGTATTGATAGTTGTCTTTAATAATTTAACCAAATTTAAATAATTTGGCTTATAATGGCAGGCACACTTAGAATACGCTTGAACTTGCATGCTCTGATACGCTTTCTTGTAAATAAAGCGAGGGGAACCTTTTTTTTTTTATAGGGCGAGGGGAACCTTTTCTCTgtaaggtcttgtttagttggacgaaatttgggaatttggctactgtagcactttcgtttttattggcaattagtattcaatcatggactaattaggcttaaaacgttcgtctcgcgatttccaaccaaactgtgcaattagtttttttccgtctacatttaatgctccatgcacgtatcgcaagattcgatgtgatggatactgtagcactttttgggaaaactttttggaactaaacaaggcctaaaaaaAGGTTTGGCTTAGAACAACACTAAAGGATCAAATTTTTTGAACGAAGTTGGTATTTTTTTAGAATAAATAAAAAACCGCGTAAGTTCCTACTGATTATTAGGGCCTTTCCATGAGATAGTTGTAGCTTGAATGATTTACAAGTCACTTAAAGTGTACTCTAAAGCTAGCTTATTCAATGGTGTACATATAAGCTTGTATGTTGTTGTTATTAATAAGGGTATATCTTCAAATTCCCTACTCCTCACCTCCCTTAGTTCAAATTATAAGTATTTTTTTGTTTGGTTCTAAATCAACCATCTATAACTTTAATCATGTTTATAAAACAACATAATATCTATAGATTTCTTAATAACTTTTAATAAAAGTTTTATTAAATTCTTTATGAACTATTGTCTTGATAACGACCCCAATATTGTTCAAATTTATAGAAATTTGACTGcaagataaaaaaataaataaaaataacctataatttagaatggagtaaTAGTTCAGGCCCTGTTTGTCTTCCCGTACATCCCATGTCAACTAGAGCAAGTATAAAAGATGAGCTCTGAAATGGTTTATCTATGGGCGCCCTACTCAAAATCAACATGCTTATTTTAGTTCACATACCGAGATTAGCTTTTCTGAGCATTAGGCTCTCCCCTGAGCGTCCCAACGAGCgactcggggggggggggcgctcacCGGCACCGCTCCAGGACCGccccttcctcctcctctccgATCGCCGGCGGCCCGCGACGGCCTGAAAAAAAGGTCACCATCGCAGCCTCCCTTCTCCCCCTCCACCGACCTACGTTTTGCATGAGCTTCTTCGGTGAGCCGGCCGACCGGCGGGCCAGATCTGGGACGTCCGGGGCCGGATATATCCTCCCCCTCGTCGGATCTGTGTCGGCCATGGCGGTGCCCGAGCGCGGTCCACGAGCTTCTCCGGcgagccggccggccggcgggccAGATCTAGGATGTCCAGGGCCGGATCTATCCTCCCTCTTGCCGGATCTGTGCCGGCCATGGCAGTGCCCGGGCACGGCGCGCGTCTTCGGCGCGGCGTGCGTCTTCGGCGTGTCGCGGCGGACCTTTTCCTTGGCGGCGGATTCATGCGGCCACGGGTGGTCATGGACGCCTACGCTTGGCAGGGCTACAGCCTTGGGGGTCATGCCCCTCCTCGCCGAATCTTCTGGGCGGAGCATCCTAGGCATCGGTGGCGGTTGCCCTGGCCTGGGGCTGCGGCGCGTCGGGTGCCTACGGGCTCTGGTCAGTCCACGGCTTCGGGAGCCGCCTCCTGGGCTTCGCTAGTGGCAGTCTAGGGTTAGCGCCTGCTCAGGCCTCGCGGCCGCGGATACCAGTGACTGTTGGTGCGGCTGCAGTGGGTGCAGCACGCGGCCTGCTCTTGTCGACGTACAATATCTAAGTGAAAACTCTGCCTGGTTCCTCTGGGCCGGTGGCGGTGGCGCAGCCACGTCATATGCCTTCttgaaggcgtcgtcgaagttcaTGTTCGTCCGAGCAGGCTGGGGTCGAAAGACGTGCTCTTGTGCTTCCAACAAAGTTGGCGTCCGCGGATGTCATCACCTTCGTGAAGGCTTCGTTGATGCACTCTGCTTGATCCTACCACGCCATTCGTCGGAATCAGCCCGTACTGTTGTGTGTCTGCGTGTGCTTCACTCTACTCTTCGCATCGGTCTGCCCTGCCTCAGTGATGTTGCCGCTGCAGTCGCTCAGCTGTTCATAGCGGCTACCTGGTCACTGTTGATGTTGCCGTCATAGTCGCACGGTTCACAACGGCTACTTGACCGATGTTGATGTTGTCGTTGCAGTCGCTTGGTTCACAACGGCTACCTGGTCGCTGTTGGTGTTACCGATGCAGTCGCCCGGGTGTTCACAGCGGCTACCTGGTCACTGTTGTCGCCATTATCTTGGTTCTTAtcggtggatgctttgccaccacaGCTTTGTCTTCTGAGGGGGCAACCTTTGTGTTGATTTTTTTTCCGCAGGATTTAGTTAGTTAGGTCTATGGTGGAGGGTCCTCCCCCCTTCCACCTTTCTTGCTCgtttttcttgttttcctgtatCGGGTGCTTGGGGGTCTAGGTAATCTTGGGATTACCAGGATGCTTGTTATTGTATATGTTTAACGACCTCTActttctcttaatgaaaaacgagCTATAATGTCCAATCGAGAAAAAAAATTTAGTTCACATGGCACATTGGCGCTGGAGTGGCGCTTAGAGTCAAGAGAATCAAACAAATCTACTCTGAAAAAAACTCAAACAAATCGGGTGTTTTACTTTTCGACTAGGTAAATGCCCGTGCGTTGTAATAGAAACACATAATACCACAATAACATATGTATGCACGTGTGTTATACTgttatctaaaatagatactacaatcataatatttcaatcaatattacataagtcttcatgaaagatagatagttaaaatataactctaaatttAAATGCAAAACTAAAACATCAACTTCAATTGTCGTATCACTTCATGCCTCTGATGCGCGAAAGATAAGCTTGTACTTCTTTAGGAATCAAGTGCTACGGAAAGATAATCATAACAAGTTTGTATTTCACAATACATGTTTTAGAATCTATTCTACAATTAAGAATCTAATCTCTCAATAGTTTGACTAAGAGAACGTGCTTTGcatgaataccaagctgcagttGGTCACCAATCAATGATGATCAAGAAGGTTTTCTAGTCTAAGATGCAGTGTCTGACTTCTTGCAGCTGAAGCATGCAAATGGATGAAGTTGTAGTTAGAAGTATCCTGCATATAAgttgtttgttaatttttaaaGATAAAGTACCATTTGatatctaaaaaaatatgtatCGATATGTGATGCATTACCTCTTTTATGGAGTTAGAACCTCTTTTATATACGATATTCTCTGTGAATATATCTTTTGTCGCTTTCTTCTCAGGTTTAGGAGGGTTAGGGGCAAAGAATCGAACTTCCTTGTCTTTGAAACAAAGTATTCTAAAAGATTATCATACAAAGGAAATTTTATTTGCTCACGCAATAAATAATTATACCTCTTTTCAGTCTTCTTGGTAGTAAATAAAACTTAATAAAATCGAATACCTTAGATTCATTCTAAAATTCAGAAGCTTTGATGGCTTTTTTATTTGATTCTATTCAATAAGTTTGATGAGCAGAAAAAATAGGGTACTCGCCTTCTATTCTTTGTCGAAGCAAAGCATAATCTAAGTTCTTTGACTAACCCCTcttcggccctgttcgcttgtcttataatccgtattttcagcttattttttcagccgaaacattgtttttctctcacaacaaatcagttggaacagtgtttcgacttgttttttcagcgaagcgaacggggccttcgtTTGTGATCTCTGATAGCTGACCGGAGGCGTGGTTGTGGATAGGGATGTACATAGATGTCATCAGGATTTGATTATTGTTTTTTTTCCTGTGATTTGTCCGATTTTCcttgaaaggaaaaaaaaataccGTAGATCTTGGAGAGCTGGGGTGCACGCAATCGGGCATAACAACGTCCTGCTAGTGGACGTTAACATTTCCCTTATTGTTGTTTTTTTTCCGTGATTTGTGCTTTCTGGATTTGCTGAAAAGATAAGAATACCGCGGCTGCATGTTGGAGCGGGGTGCACCAGCATGCCTCCATGCATGGAAAGACCCAAAGGAACCTGCGAGGGAGGAGTGTGGGATAGAGCCGGGCAGAGCAGCCATGCAGGGGTTGGGGGAATTTCCTTTTATGCGTCGGGTAGTCATGGATCGTAAGAAGATTTTGGTCCTGCCGAGAAGACGTTGATAATCCGTATATTTTAGTCGTAGAGATTTGGACACACCTGCCGAAAAAAAACGATTGTGCAAATCAAAGAGAGCCTCTCCGATACATATTCTTGGGATGAAAAATCTGTTGCATCAATCTGGGCAGAGCTATTAAAAAGATGGGTTACTACGGTTACTAGATCAGTGACAGTAACCAAAAGCCTTAACAGATCGAAGCAGTTCCCGTCGCAGACCTCGCCGTCACACTCACACAATGGAGATGGAGACGACGCCATCTCGTGCGTCCTCGTCCTGGCGTGCCTTCCTCTCGCGGCAGCGCCGGCGGCAGAGCAGGGCGAGTGCCAGCGTGGCGGCCGCGATGCCCAGGAGGTCGGCGGCGGCATCCTTGGGCGAGGCGCCGGCGGAGCCGAAGAGCCCGCCCTCGTCCGCGGCCTCCTTGGTGGCGCCGGCCACGAGCGAGGCCATGGAGCCTACGGCTGCAGCGCGGCGGCGGAGGCCGGGGCGTGCGCTGCGGCCGGCGAGCGTGGCGGCGAGCAGGGCGATGAGGAGGCACGCCACGGCGTGCTGCAGCTTGTCCGGGGCACACTGTAAGGTATTCGATTTTAGAATGATGGCCCACTCATCGTCTCACTCCATCCGCCACCAGCCCACCACTGATTCGGTTCAGAATGTTTGTTTGTGTCCCCTGACCCCGACGGTCCGACCAACACCGTCAGTCTCTCCCGTCTCTTGCAGCTCCCCTTCCGCTGTTAGGCCTTCCCCAATGCACCTTTTTTACTGGTAGCTCCAAGTGATAAGTAGGattagataaaaaaaaaaaataggtgATTTACATTTATCATAGTGGCTTATAGAAGCTACATATGCTTGGGGAAGAGAGAATATGGTCCATGCTAAAAAAAAGAGGGAGAGAAAACAAAGGTGAGACATGATGAAAATAAAAAGTTTCTGGATGAACCATAAGTAGTGATAGTTTGTATTATATGAATAGTAGTCTCAATATTTTCTAGTCTACGTGGACCACTTTCCTCCATTGGTGGTGCCCTTACGCGGCTGGGTTGGCCGTTGCCCGTTGGCAGCAGAACGGAGGGCACTGTTGCGATCTTTGGTGGATCTGCGGGGAAGGAAAAGCGGCTCAAGGAGGCACGAGATTCGTTTTTATGCTTTTTTGGTTGCCTCTTATCTGGGTACAGCAGTAGCATCTGTTCGTACACACACGCCCACACAACACACGCACACTACTCACACTACCGTATACAAACAAACCTATAACTACACCCAGATCTTGAAGACCGCGTCCTTCCTGAGATCACTGAAATCCACTGATTTCGTAGGCGACGGGCACGTCATAATCCC
The nucleotide sequence above comes from Miscanthus floridulus cultivar M001 chromosome 18, ASM1932011v1, whole genome shotgun sequence. Encoded proteins:
- the LOC136522067 gene encoding pentatricopeptide repeat-containing protein At3g25210, mitochondrial-like, whose translation is MALLAATAAAARRLARRHDLILLHTRLLRTTSSTHPLPPDPYPITPAPSPVRTPPDEQFAAWVTRLRPGFTASDLAAAITAEEDPDLALALFRWAALRPGFRHVPESYLAALTAASSGRRPAAAEALVHDVFAGACAPDLRLFNACLRFCCARRSLFPLAFDMFNKMRAMPAAAGCRPDVETYTLLLTAVVRRVRRPPASMVYLHAVRSLSRQMKASGVVPDTFLLNLIIKAYARCVEIDEALKVFREMPLYGCEPNEFTYGYIVKAMFQKGRSDKGMEYYAEMREKGFVPSGGVYMIAVSALALEWRFEESRRVLLDMLDCRRKPDMITYRTLLEELCRAGRTEEAFEVLEELKGSKRGALDQRMYSELLDGLHWISQPHQNSQPVLDKGSDD